TTATGGCAGTCTTGAAAATGTACGCGGCAAAATTTTAACTGACGTAGTTAAGAAGATTGAGCGCCAACTGCGGGCAGAAATTAAATCCTGGCGAGTTATGGAATAAATATGAACGCTACCAACGAAGTATATATCTTAGAATGGGATCTGTCGCATCTTGGTGATGACATATATGATGCTGAACTTATCAAGTTTTCAGGTTGGGAAAACACAGTTGGTTTAGCACTTACGGAAGATTATTTTTCGTTACCTCAGAAGGTATACTTTGAAGCTAATTTTCAAACCCTCAATACTGTAGATTTTCCGTACAACAACGTTCGCTGGCCTATTATGTCAAAACGTATGTTGAGTACCTTGCTTGCAGTAGGAAGCTTTCCTAACAAGGCAACCCCAATTGTTATGGTAAATGATACTTTTATTTCTAAAGCTCGTTACGATGAACAAGGTATAGCCAATCCAGGAGTCGAAAACTATGAATTTGTTGCAGTGCAACTGCTTAATCATATTGAGGCGCTAGACCGCGATCACTCAGTATGTGAGATAGACGAAGAGTCGTTGCTTGTAATTGACGTAGAGTACCTGGTTCTTAAGAAACCTCAAGAAGGGTTCCCGCCATTATTCAGATTGGCTGAATATCCAGTTCTACTATTCGTATCATCTTCGGGTCGATTGGCTTTGGAGAACGCAGGTATTCAGGGAGTATTATTTGAAAGCTTGGCAGACTTTCAATTAAGGTGAGCAAAGCCAAGAAGTTATACGAACAAAACAGTTGGTTTACGCCAACATGATGATAGACAAATACCTGCCAGACATTAGGGCTTTAATGTCTGGTGATGTGTTGCCTGCTGAAGCGAGGGGGCTGCCCAACTTTGGCATTAGGATAAGGGATCGCTTCCCCTTGCTACCAACAAAAATCTTTCAGTCCAGAGATACCTCTGTATGACCCCAAAGACTGACCATCATCAACTAGACACTGAGTTAATGCTACGCGATCGCTCCCAATCAACCCTAACCGTCCACGCGATCGCCCTCTCCCTAACCAAACAAGACGACCAAATCATCGAGTGTCGTCTCACCTTAATAGTCAACCCAGAACTCTACCAACGCATCGACACCGATGCCTTATTCAATCTTAAGCCGGAAGTGCGCGGCTCTTTCTCTGTTGGGAAATTCCAACCCGAACTAGATATCAAAATTGAAATTAGTTTAAAACCCGATTCACTACCGCATTTAGTAGAACACGCCGCAGATGCTAACGAAGCGGCAAATCATATCCTAAATCTTAGCGGGGAACAGCCAGACCACCCGCTACTATATACCGAGAATTGGTTGGGGTTGTCTGTCAAACAGCAACAGGAATCAAGCGAAACTGGCTACAGTACATTCTGGGCTTATATTAATCCATCTGCTCTAGCAAATGGCGAAACTTCCAGCGAAGAAATTGGCAATGCGATCGCTAACTTCTTCAAAGAGTGGACAGAAGCCAATCTGTCGGAGATGACTCAAAATGCCACGAGTGACATCCTTGAGGGAATTGTCGATTTCTTCCAAGAAATGGCTGATGTTACTATAGATGCGATCGCCGGGGTTGCGACTTCTAGCGGACAAATCTTTGAGGAAATGGTCAATTTATTCAAAGAGGATGAATGGCCTTTTTACCAGATTAAAGGACAGCCAGTTTTAGAGATGGCTTTTCAGGGTGAAAATGGCAAATGGACTTGCTACGCTAAGGTAAGAGAGAAACAGCAGCAATTTGTCTTTTACTCACTCTGCCCAATTAACGCCCCAGAAAACAAGCGAATGGCGATCGCAGAGTTCGTAACTAGAGCAAATTCTGGCACCATCGTTGGTAACTTTGAGCTAGACTTTGCCGATGGGGAAATTCGCTACAAAACAAGTATAGATGTTGAAGGCGATCGCCTCAGTTCCGCACTAATCAAACAGATGGTTTATGCCAACGTCACGATGGTGGATCGGTACCTACCTGGAATTATGTCTGTTATCTATAGTAATGTGTCGCCAAGTGATGCGATCGCGCAAATAGAAGATTAGTTCAGTGCAACACCCGAACAAGATTCTGAATAGACTTTAGCAAAAAGGATAAAAGAGCGATCGCGCTTCTTTTTACATTTTCTTATTCTTTAGAGTTTTAGTAGTAAGGTGGGCATTGCCCACCCTACATAATTAGCGTTCAATTAGATAAACTCGCGGGGGTCGGTAACGTATCCAGTCAGCGCCGATGCTGCTGCTGTATAAGGCGACGCTAGATAAATTCCAGCTTCTTTATTACCCATACGTCCGGGGAAATTGCGGTTAGTTGTAGAAACGCAGATTTCTGGTTCATTCATTCGCCCGAAGGTGTCTTTTGGACCACCCAAACAAGCAGCGCATGAAGGCGCAGCAGGTTCGATGCAACCCGCATCTAAGAAAATTTCCGAGATGGTTTGCCCTTCGTATTTCTGAATAAACAAATCTTCGTAGACTTTCTGAGTTGCTGGCACTATATAGGTGGGAACTTTCACTTTCCTACCTTTAAGAATTCGCGCTGCATTCACAAAGTCTGATGTCTTACCGCCAGTGCAGGAACCGATATAAACTCGGTCAATTTTCACATCGCTGCACTCCCGCGCTAAGGCGCGATTGTCTGGCGAGTGGGGTTGGGCGACAACTGGCTCTAGTTGCGTGACATCATAGGTGCGATCGCTATAAAATTTCGCATCCGCATCCGTGTAAACTGGCTCAAATGGCTTGTTAGTCCTTGCCCTAACATACTCAAAAGTAGTCTCATCTGGGGCAATGACGCCATTCTTACCGCCAGCTTCAATCACCATGTTGCACAGCGTCATCCGTTCTTCCATTGTCAGGCTTTCAACGGTCGATCCGGCAAATTCCATCGTGCGATAAGTTGCACCCGCGACGCTAATATCACCGATGATTTGCAAAATTAAGTCTTTCGCCAACAAGTAAGGAGGCAATTCGCCATTCAATACAAAGCGCATCGTGGCGGGGACTTTAATCAGCAGCTTGCCAGTACCCATGATAAAGCCAGCATCGGTATTGCCAATTCCCGTAGCAAATTGACCGAAAGCACCAGCGTTACAAGTGTGGGAGTCAGTGCCAAATAATACTTCACCGGGACGAGTATGACCCTCTTGTGCTAATGCAATGTGGCAAACGCCTTTGTAATCTGGGTTGGCTTTGAAGTTAGAACGGTCGGTGATGTCGTAGAAGTATTTAATATCTTGCTCTTTGGCAAAGTCGCGCAAGATATCGACGTTGCGGTTAGCGCGTTCGTCGGCGGTAAAGATGTAGTGGTCTGGAATTAGAACAATTTTTTCTTTATCCCAGACTTTGGCATCCGAACCAAATTCGCGATGGAATACGCCAATCGTACCTGGCCCGCAAACGTCGTGAGTCATTAACAGGTCAACATTGACCCAAATATTGTCCCCCGGTTCAACAACAGATCTACCCGCTGCACGAGCCAATATTTTTTCAGTGAGGGTCATCCCCATAGTGATTCTCTATCTCCTTGTTACAGATGCGCCGCGATCGCGTAATGGCTTGGATGCGCTTTCGCTTTTTTGAATTACAGGCTACAAATTTTATGCTACTCGGTGCTTGATTATTGTGACATGTAGAAGTAAGCGATGGAGGCGATCG
This DNA window, taken from Microcoleus sp. FACHB-831, encodes the following:
- a CDS encoding YbjN domain-containing protein encodes the protein MTPKTDHHQLDTELMLRDRSQSTLTVHAIALSLTKQDDQIIECRLTLIVNPELYQRIDTDALFNLKPEVRGSFSVGKFQPELDIKIEISLKPDSLPHLVEHAADANEAANHILNLSGEQPDHPLLYTENWLGLSVKQQQESSETGYSTFWAYINPSALANGETSSEEIGNAIANFFKEWTEANLSEMTQNATSDILEGIVDFFQEMADVTIDAIAGVATSSGQIFEEMVNLFKEDEWPFYQIKGQPVLEMAFQGENGKWTCYAKVREKQQQFVFYSLCPINAPENKRMAIAEFVTRANSGTIVGNFELDFADGEIRYKTSIDVEGDRLSSALIKQMVYANVTMVDRYLPGIMSVIYSNVSPSDAIAQIED
- a CDS encoding 3-isopropylmalate dehydratase large subunit, with translation MGMTLTEKILARAAGRSVVEPGDNIWVNVDLLMTHDVCGPGTIGVFHREFGSDAKVWDKEKIVLIPDHYIFTADERANRNVDILRDFAKEQDIKYFYDITDRSNFKANPDYKGVCHIALAQEGHTRPGEVLFGTDSHTCNAGAFGQFATGIGNTDAGFIMGTGKLLIKVPATMRFVLNGELPPYLLAKDLILQIIGDISVAGATYRTMEFAGSTVESLTMEERMTLCNMVIEAGGKNGVIAPDETTFEYVRARTNKPFEPVYTDADAKFYSDRTYDVTQLEPVVAQPHSPDNRALARECSDVKIDRVYIGSCTGGKTSDFVNAARILKGRKVKVPTYIVPATQKVYEDLFIQKYEGQTISEIFLDAGCIEPAAPSCAACLGGPKDTFGRMNEPEICVSTTNRNFPGRMGNKEAGIYLASPYTAAASALTGYVTDPREFI